TACCAGGTCCCCCGGGCTTATGAGAGTGTCAAAACCAGCTCTCTCCATCAGTTTTTCTAGCTTGTCCAGCAGGCCTTTGTTGCCAGTCGCCCGCAAATCGGTGAAGTAGACTTTAGATACCACCTTCTCTCTCCTCCCTCTCCAAGACAAATTTTCTGAGGGCTTCCGCCACTCCGTGTTCGTCGTTGGAACAAGTCACGTAATCCGCGGCTTTCCGAACAGGCTCGCGTGCATTGGCTACCGCTACCCCCAGTCCTGCCCAGCGGATCATGTCCAAGTCGTTATAGCTGTCGCCGACCGCCATGACCTCCTCCCTGCTTATCCCGCAGTAGGCTGCCAAAGCCGCTAGGGCATGAGCTTTGGTCGCTTCCGGGTGCATGGCTTCTAAATAGTGCGGTTTTGACCTGGTAATGTAAAGGCAGTGACCAAATTCTGCCCTAAGTTCACGTTCCCAGCAGTCAAGACGATCCGTGTCTTCTTCGATTACCAGTATCTTCAGCGGTCCTTGTTCGACAACGGTCTCCAACCGGTCTACGATAACCGGCTCTACCCCTGCCATCTCCGCATACGCTAATCCCTGTGGAGTAAGTCTATCGAAGTAAAGTTCATCTCCTAGATAAGTCTGGTAATGACAGGGCAGGGAACGAACTCGCTCTAGAAAGAGTAAACCATACTCAGAGGGAACCGGTTTGTAGTAGATAGTTTCTCCGGAAAAAGAGTTTTTCACCCAAGCTCCCTGGTAAGTTATTAAGGGCACGTTCATGTTAAGCTGCTGAGCATAAGGCAGGGCCGACTTAAACATCCGGCCCGTAGCTAGTGTCACCTTTACTCCTTTTTGGTTAACCTCTTCGATGGCTTGCTGGCACTCGCGGGATATCGCCAGATGTGAATCGAGAAGGGTATCATCCAGGTCCAAAGCTACCAATCTGATGGTCATTAGCTCCTTCACTCCCGCGCTCGGATCTTATTGTTCATGCTGGTCTTTTACCACCCAGCTGAGCACAGCGCTGACTACCGAGATGATAAGGGCACTGAGAACTGCAGCCCAAAAACCAGAAACATCAAATCCTTTGATTACACTGGCAGTCAACCAGAGCATGAGCCCGTTGATAACCAGGGTAAACAAACCGAGAGTAAGGATGTTGATCGGTAGGGTCAATACTATGATAACCGGGCGAATAATCGCGTTGACGATACCTAAAAAAACCGAACCAATAATAGCGCCTGTAACCGTCACTTCGAAACCAGGCACGATCGCTGCCGTAATGATGATGGCGATGATGTTAGCCAACCACCTAACTACCCAGCCCCGCATGCTATCACCTCCGTTCCAGTTTAAGCTTTGCCTACACGTAGTCACGGATCAACTGCTGTCAACATAGGTATGATTACTTCAATTACATTGTACCATAAAGACTGGAACAACTAACCAGTATACTCAGGCCAATCTTGCGTTACCCCATCTAGGCAACTAATCCCCGTCACCCTTTGGATTGAAGAACGCGAAAACCTTTTCGGCTACAGTTCGGTTCATCCCTTTCACCCGGCTCAGTTCCTCCGGAGTAGCGTTCTTGATGGCGTCAACCGAACCGAAAGCCTGGAGGAGCGCCAGTTTTCGTTTTTCCCCTATGCCTGCGATCCTATCGAGTTCTGACTGTGTGATGTTACGGCTGCGCCGCTTTCGCTGGTACGTGACCGCAAACCGGTGGGCTTCGTCGCGCAGGCTCTGTAACAGGTGTAGAGCCTGATGTCTCCTCGGAAGCCTCAACGGCTCCCGCTGCCCGGGAAAGTATATTTCTTCGTTCTTCTTGGCCAGGCCGACCACCGGAACCGTTATCCCCATCTCCTGCATCACCCGCTGGGCCACGTTAACCTGGCCCAGTCCCCCGTCTATGACTACCAGGTCAGGCATCGGCAAAAACGCCGGGTCCCCTTCTTGCCCCCGGGTTAGCCGCCTGCGCAATATATCGCTCAGAGCCTGGTAGTCGTCATTGATATTCTTCCCTAGATTAAACCTGCGATAGGCAGATTTATCCTTCTTTCCTGCAGTTAAAACCGCCATAGAACCTACCGTGCCCTCTCCGGACAAGTGAGAAACATCATAACATTCTATGCGGAAGGGTACTGTCTCCAGTGAAAGCACCTGGGCCAAAGCCGTCAAAACGCCGTGCCCCTCACCAGCCCTTGCTTTTTCTTCGGCCAGCAGCCGGGCGTTCTCTTCGGCCATCACCATCAACTGTCGCTTGGTTCCCCGGTGCGGCACTTTGATAGTCACCCTTGCTTTTTTCATTTCGGAAAGCCAGGTCTCCAATACTTCCCGGCCTTCGGGTTCAACTGGGATCAGTATCTCGCGGGGCAGGTCCGGGCTCTCGCTGTAATACCTTTGAATAAAATAAGCTACTATTTCTTTTAGTCCTTCCCCCATGACCGTCCTTAACTCGAAAGTCTCTTTGCCCACCACCCGTCCAGCCCTCACTTTGAATACCAAGCCCAGCATCTCTCGGTTTACCGGGGCAAAAGCCATTACATCGAGTTCCCAGGGGTTTTCCAAAACAACCTTCTGTTTTTCCGAGACTTTTTCCACGGCTCTTATGGTATCCCGCAAGCGGGCCGCTTTTTCAAACTCTAGCTTGTCGGCAGCTTCCCTCATCTCTTCCTCCAGCCCCGCTAAAAGACCGGCGTGGTCCCCTTCCAAGAAACGGCACACGTCGGCCACTACCCGCATATACTCCTCCCGGCTTATTTCCCCGGTGCAGGGAGCCAGACAACGACCTATGTCTCGTTTCAGGCAGGGGCGTCTTCCCAGCCTCAGCGTGCGGCAGGTGCGTACCGGGAAAATGCCGGTCAGAAGGCGGATGGTTTGTCGCAGGGCCCCTACATCGCTGTACGGTCCGAAATACCGGGATACCCCGTCCTTTTTTTCCCGGGCGATAACCAGGCGCGGGTACTCTTCAGCCATGGTCACCTTCAGGTAAGGGTAGCTCTTGTCATCGCGGAGCATTATGTTATACCGGGGTTGGTAAGATTTGATGAGGTTGCTCTCGAGAATCAAGGCCTCTACTTCGTTGGCAGTCACGACGTAATCGAAATCCCTAACCTTGGCCATCATCGCCCTCACCTTGGGCAGAAGCTGCGAAGGCGACTGGAAATACGAGCGCAGCCGGTTTCTCAAGGCCTTGGCCTTGCCCACGTAAATGACCTGCCCCCGCTCATCTTTAAAGAGGTACACCCCGGGTTTTTGCGGCACTTTACCCAGCCTTTCCTTCACTTCAACACCACCATGAACTGAATGCAGAATTAAGAATTGAGAATGAAGAATGATGGTTTAATTCTTAATTCTTAATTCTTAATTCTTAATTCTCAATTCTTAATTCTCAATTCTTAATTCTCAATTCTTAGTTCCCTTCTCAAGAACTGTCCCGTATAGGAGCGGGGGTTGCGGGCAACTTCCTCAGGCGTGCCCAAAGCCACAATCTCTCCACCGCGTTCCCCGCCTTCTGGCCCCAGGTCTATTATGTAGTCGGCTGACTTTATAACATCTAGGTTGTGCTCGATGACTATAACCGTATTCCCGGCGTCCACCAACTGGTTCAGGACTTGCAAGAGATGCTTGACATCCTCTTTGTGGAGGCCTGTAGTTGGCTCGTCCAGGATGTATACGGTCTTTCCGGTCGAGCGACGGGACAGTTCGGTAGCCAGCTTCACCCGCTGTGCCTCCCCTCCCGAAAGGGTAGGGGCCGGCTGTCCCAGGGTGATATACCCCAACCCTACATCAGACAATACCCTGAGCTTGCGGTAGACTTTGGGCACATGGGCAAAAAACTCTACCGCCTCATCGACAGTCATGTTCAACACATCTGCGATACTTTTGCCCCTGTACTTTACTTCCAGGGTCTCCCGGTTGTACCGTTTACCTTTGCAAACCTCGCAAGGCACGTACACATCCGGCAAGAAGTGCATCTCGATTTTTATAATACCATCACCGGAACAAGCCTCGCACCTGCCTCCTCTCACGTTAAAACTGAAGCGTCCCGGCTTGTACCCGCGCATACGTGCCTCTGGAGTATTGGCAAAAAGCTCTCTAATGCCGTCAAAAGCCCCGGTGTAAGTAGCCGGGTTCGACCGGGGCGTTCGGCCGATCGGCGACTGGTCGATATTCACCACTTTATCGATATGCTCGGTGCCCAGGATCTCATCGTGTTCTCCCGGTTTTTCCCTGCTCCGGTAAAGCACCTGCATCAGGCGCCGGTACAGGATTTCTTCGATCAAGGTACTCTTACCCGAGCCGGAAACCCCGGTCACACAGGTAAATGTCCCCAAAGGTATACTCACGTCCAGGTTTTTAAGGTTGTGCTGGCGGGCTCCTTTCACGGTCAAGAACTTGCCGCAGCCGGGTCTTCGCCGGGTCGGAACCTCGATTCGGCGCACCCCCGCTAAGTACTGCCCGGTCACAGAGTCGGAATTTTCCATGATCTCAGCCACGGCGCCCTCAGCCACAACCCTCCCGCCGTGGATGCCAGCCCCAGGCCCTATGTCCACTACCCAGTCCGCCGCCCTTATGGTGTCTTCATCATGCTCCACCACGATAACGGTGTTGCCCAAATCCCGCAGGTTTTCCAGGGTCGCCAGCAATCGGGCGTTGTCCCGGGGGTGTAAGCCCACGCTCGGCTCGTCCAAAACATAAAGAACCCCCACCAGTCCCGATCCGACCTGCGTGGCCAAGCGGATACGTTGGGCTTCCCCTCCGGAAAGGCTACCTGCCGCCCGGTCCAGTGTCAGGTATTCGAGCCCCACGTTGACTAAAAAGGATAGGCGCCCCTTTATCTCTTTTATTACCTGGCGGGCAATATGCTCTTCACGCGGCGAAAGTCTCAAGCCATCAAAGAACTCCTGAGCCTGAGCCACCGACAGGCTGGAAACATCGGCGATAGATTTGTCCCCCAGAAGCACCCACCTAACCTCTTCCTTGAGCCTGGTTCCCCCGCACCGGGGACACGGGCTGGAAGTCATGTAGCGGGCGATCTCCTCTCTCGTCGCATCAGAGGCAGTCTCCTGGTAGCGGCGATAGAGGTTGTTGATAACCCCTTCAAAACTAGCCCTGAATACCTCGGTTTCTCCATAGCTGTTGGTGTACCTGACGGGAATCCTCTCCGGCCCGTTGCCGTACAGTATCAAGTTTACTTGCTCTGGAGACAGTTCCTTGACCGGGCGGTCTAGGGGTATACGGTATTTATCCGCTACCGCCCGGAGCACTACGTTATAGTAGGTCCACAGGTTGTTGCCCCACGGTTTAACCGCGCCCTCCAGAAGCCTTTTCTCCCCATCCAGAACCAGCGCCGGGTCGATCTCCTGCTTGAACCCAAGCCCGTCACACTCCAGGCAGGCTCCGTATGGGCTGTTGAACGAAAAGAAGCGGGGGCTTATCTCGGGCAGGCTGAACCCGCAGTCCGGGCAGGCGAATTCACGGCTGAACCACAGCTCCTCTTCGCCCTCATCTCCCAGGACCTGAACCACTGCCGTCCCGTTGGCTAATTCGAAAGCCAGTTCGATGGCTTCCGCCAGCCTGCTCCTGACCCCTTCCTTTACCACCAGCCTGTCGATCACTGCCTGGATATCGTGCTTCCGGTTCTTATCCGGTTTTATCTCTTCATCCGAAGTATATTCGATGCCGTCTACTATTACCCGCACAAAGCCGTTTCGAAAAAGGTCTGACAAGAGCTTCTGGTGCTCCCCCTTTTTGCCTTTAACTACGGGAGCCAAAACCTTTATCCTGGTTCTTTCTGGCAATGCCAAGACCGCATCCACTATCTGGTCTACCGTCTGGCGCTGGATAGGACGGTGACAATGAGGGCAATGGGGTTTCCCTACCCTGGCAAACAAAAGCCTCAGGTAGTCGTAGATCTCGGTCACGGTTCCGACCGTGGACCGGGGGTTATTGGAGGCTGCCTTTTGATCAATAGAAATAGAAGGAGAAAGCCCTTCGATGTAATCCACATCCGGTTTCTCCATCTGTCCCAAAAACTGCCTGGCGTAGGTTGAAAGGGATTCCACGT
The sequence above is drawn from the Syntrophothermus lipocalidus DSM 12680 genome and encodes:
- a CDS encoding Cof-type HAD-IIB family hydrolase; this translates as MTIRLVALDLDDTLLDSHLAISRECQQAIEEVNQKGVKVTLATGRMFKSALPYAQQLNMNVPLITYQGAWVKNSFSGETIYYKPVPSEYGLLFLERVRSLPCHYQTYLGDELYFDRLTPQGLAYAEMAGVEPVIVDRLETVVEQGPLKILVIEEDTDRLDCWERELRAEFGHCLYITRSKPHYLEAMHPEATKAHALAALAAYCGISREEVMAVGDSYNDLDMIRWAGLGVAVANAREPVRKAADYVTCSNDEHGVAEALRKFVLEREEREGGI
- a CDS encoding phage holin family protein, with protein sequence MRGWVVRWLANIIAIIITAAIVPGFEVTVTGAIIGSVFLGIVNAIIRPVIIVLTLPINILTLGLFTLVINGLMLWLTASVIKGFDVSGFWAAVLSALIISVVSAVLSWVVKDQHEQ
- the uvrC gene encoding excinuclease ABC subunit UvrC, which codes for MKERLGKVPQKPGVYLFKDERGQVIYVGKAKALRNRLRSYFQSPSQLLPKVRAMMAKVRDFDYVVTANEVEALILESNLIKSYQPRYNIMLRDDKSYPYLKVTMAEEYPRLVIAREKKDGVSRYFGPYSDVGALRQTIRLLTGIFPVRTCRTLRLGRRPCLKRDIGRCLAPCTGEISREEYMRVVADVCRFLEGDHAGLLAGLEEEMREAADKLEFEKAARLRDTIRAVEKVSEKQKVVLENPWELDVMAFAPVNREMLGLVFKVRAGRVVGKETFELRTVMGEGLKEIVAYFIQRYYSESPDLPREILIPVEPEGREVLETWLSEMKKARVTIKVPHRGTKRQLMVMAEENARLLAEEKARAGEGHGVLTALAQVLSLETVPFRIECYDVSHLSGEGTVGSMAVLTAGKKDKSAYRRFNLGKNINDDYQALSDILRRRLTRGQEGDPAFLPMPDLVVIDGGLGQVNVAQRVMQEMGITVPVVGLAKKNEEIYFPGQREPLRLPRRHQALHLLQSLRDEAHRFAVTYQRKRRSRNITQSELDRIAGIGEKRKLALLQAFGSVDAIKNATPEELSRVKGMNRTVAEKVFAFFNPKGDGD
- the uvrA gene encoding excinuclease ABC subunit UvrA; the encoded protein is MVKNCIVVKGAREHNLKNIDVTIPRDKLVVFTGVSGSGKSSLAFDTIYAEGQRRYVESLSTYARQFLGQMEKPDVDYIEGLSPSISIDQKAASNNPRSTVGTVTEIYDYLRLLFARVGKPHCPHCHRPIQRQTVDQIVDAVLALPERTRIKVLAPVVKGKKGEHQKLLSDLFRNGFVRVIVDGIEYTSDEEIKPDKNRKHDIQAVIDRLVVKEGVRSRLAEAIELAFELANGTAVVQVLGDEGEEELWFSREFACPDCGFSLPEISPRFFSFNSPYGACLECDGLGFKQEIDPALVLDGEKRLLEGAVKPWGNNLWTYYNVVLRAVADKYRIPLDRPVKELSPEQVNLILYGNGPERIPVRYTNSYGETEVFRASFEGVINNLYRRYQETASDATREEIARYMTSSPCPRCGGTRLKEEVRWVLLGDKSIADVSSLSVAQAQEFFDGLRLSPREEHIARQVIKEIKGRLSFLVNVGLEYLTLDRAAGSLSGGEAQRIRLATQVGSGLVGVLYVLDEPSVGLHPRDNARLLATLENLRDLGNTVIVVEHDEDTIRAADWVVDIGPGAGIHGGRVVAEGAVAEIMENSDSVTGQYLAGVRRIEVPTRRRPGCGKFLTVKGARQHNLKNLDVSIPLGTFTCVTGVSGSGKSTLIEEILYRRLMQVLYRSREKPGEHDEILGTEHIDKVVNIDQSPIGRTPRSNPATYTGAFDGIRELFANTPEARMRGYKPGRFSFNVRGGRCEACSGDGIIKIEMHFLPDVYVPCEVCKGKRYNRETLEVKYRGKSIADVLNMTVDEAVEFFAHVPKVYRKLRVLSDVGLGYITLGQPAPTLSGGEAQRVKLATELSRRSTGKTVYILDEPTTGLHKEDVKHLLQVLNQLVDAGNTVIVIEHNLDVIKSADYIIDLGPEGGERGGEIVALGTPEEVARNPRSYTGQFLRRELRIEN